The segment GAGCAGGGGTAACCCACACTTTTTCTCAATGCAAGTTTTTTTCTATTTTTGTTTTTTTTTTTTCACTAAGTCACAAACAAAAACAATGAGGGTTATCTAACCAATTATTATTATGCGACTTTTTATATTTGTCTCAAGGAACTTTCATTGCTTATCCTTCTGACCCCGGATCGCAGTTCGGAGTAAACTGCAATCAGAATCTCCAGTGAAAATCATCAGAATGAGATTTATTATCAACTACTTAAAAGATGTATTCACGGGAGGAGCAGGCGGCGCCACTTTCTGAGACTGCGTCTGAGCCTGGGCCTTTTGCAGTTGAGCGATTGCTTTTCGTTTTCCACTGCGCCTTCCCCAGACATAACCAAAGAGCAACCCAAACAAAAAGATAGAAAATGAAGGGCAAAGGACATACATCAATATCCATTTACCTTTTTCCAACCCTCCCATTTGGCTGAACACCAAGCCCATACTCAAGGGTTGAATCGTGGTTTTATTCAACACGGGAATCGGAAGTGTGTGGGTTGGAGTTGGATTGAATCCAGGACCAGGAATGGAAGGAACCAAGGGTGGACTTGAAACGGTGTTATTGGCGGGTTGTGAAGTCGCCGTCAGATCTTGCCCCCCTGTCCCCACAGGAAGTACGCTGAAGGAATAAGGGATTTCATCGGTCCCGGAAGAGAAATGCTCCCTAATTTTAATAAACACAGGCCCCGCTTTTTGAAAGCTGACGTGATCAAACTTTGCAACGGCCCCTCCATTAGGAGAATAGGTTTCGGCGACTTGAACCCCATCCACATCGGTCAGAACTATATCCAATGAAATTTCAGGTTTTGAAGATCGCGCCTTGATCTCATACGAGGTCCCCGAAATTGGATTGAATTTGAAGATATCCAGGTTATCTCCAACACTCAGAAAATTCTTATCATACTGGCCTGCTTGTATCTCTAGGGCTGTTGCCTCGGTGTCTCCTGCATCTCTACCAGAATTTGCATCCGACATGTCTTGTATATCCACCTGGAAGCGATGGTCTTTATTTTGAGCATCATAGATGGAACCCACCAGGACGTAGTAACGTCCTTCTGCACTGGAAGGCACAGCAAAACTCAAGGCCTTTTTTTCATTACGGCCCCCGATAATATCTGCGCGACCAATTTGCTGACGTTGAGAACTATGAATCGCAATTCCTGCATAAGGGTTGCCTTTGGTAATCGTTGCCTGATTCAGTGTGCTATCGATAGAAACACCATCTTCACCCGTTTCCACCTTTGCAAGCAGACGTTGCCCTCCTTTTAAATCAATATAAAAATAATCATACTGATCTTTCTTTTGATGATGATCGAGGCGATAGAGTTTCCCGGGATTGAGGGAAACTGCAGTCTCGTAGGAGTCTCCACCCCGAATTGCATCCCCATAGGTACTGGGTTGTTTTTTGACCACCAGCGCATCCTTCGTGAGCTCCTGGAGAGAACTTGAAAGTGAAGCTGCATCGCGCGCATCTTTGTAAGTGCCACCGGTTGCAGTACTGAGACCTTCCAGCTGTGCTCGAGCGGGCGCATCGACATCAATGCCGATGGTGTGGATTTTAACTTTAAACCCCCTCGCGACCAAGGCTCTGGCTGTAGCAATCGGGTCACCTCCACAACTCTCTTCTCCGTCACTCACCAGAATAATCACGGCCTGTTCATCACTGACCGCGCCAAAATCAAGGGCCGCTTGTTCTAAAGAATAAGCAATCGGCGTTTCGCCCAAGGGCTGGGCTGCATTCACAATCGTTTGAATGAGAGGCTTATTGACGGGTCCAAAAGGCACCACCAACTCGGTGTCTTTGCAACTGGCCACCTTATCGCGTGGAGAAATACGATGGGAATAAAGTCTTAAGGCAACAATGGCATCGTCGGGGGTACCTGCCAAGGCGAGAGCAATAGCCTTTCGGGCGGCTTCAATTCGTTTTTCAGAACCCAGCATTTTGTTCATGGAACCGCTTACATCCAGAATAATTTCCGTTTTGGAGGCTGCGTAAAGTTCTGTCGAAAAAACAAAGAAGATAAAAAATACAGAAAGGATTTTTTTCATAACTACATTTCTCCTGATTTCACACTCCATTGAAAAATAAAATTTATTTTTTTACAGGACAGGGCACTGGATCGCATTTGATTTTACCATCCGGCCCTCGATAGCATTTTTCACATTTTGGAGCTTTTTTGTCTTTACTCCCCTCTGCTTGCACGAAACGCAGTGGAAGCGCCAGCAACGACAAGAACGCCAGTGTGAATACAATCTTTTTCTTCATATTTTTCTCCCTAATCAACACAATCCTCTCTATACACAACTGCCTAAATATAGCCAACTTTCTCTGCAGAGCCCCGCAACTCCCGTTTTGCCTCTTGGGCCTGTTTCATCTTGTATACAATCGCAAGCGTCTCTGCCACTGCCGTATAAAGCTCTTCGGGAACTTCTTGACCTTCTTCCAGCTCAACCAGCGACCAGGCCAAGGCGACGTTGCGAATAATGGGCACGCTATATTCTTCCGCTAACTTTTTGATTTTTTCTGCAAACAGGCGTTGCCCCTTGGCCACGACTTCCGGGGCACCCATCTCATTCTTATCGTATTTGATAGCCACTGCAACATGCGTAGGATTGGTAACCACCGCATCCGCATTCTTCACCTGTTGTCCCACATCTCCAAAAACCATCTCGCGATGCAAGGCCTTACGGTGGGATTTGATATGCGGGTCTCCTTCATCTTGCTTGTATTCCCTCTTCACTTCTTCCTTGGTCATGCGCATCTGCTTCATGAATTGCCAGCGCTGTATCATAAAATCAGCTGTGGCAATGGCAATAAAGAGAATCACGACTTTCAGTACAATTTGAAAGATAAGACTTCCACCCACGCGAGCGCTGTCCAGAGTGGAAATCCGGGCAGTCTGTAATACCTGATACAGTGAATTATCCAACACTTTATAAGCAATAAAAAAGATGAAACTAAGTTTTAAAATATTCTTGACGAGCTCAATAAGGGTCATGGTTTTAAACATGTTTTTGATCCCCTCAATCGGGTTGAGCTTTTTCCCTTGGGGGGCAAGAGGATCTAGAGAAAAGATAGGACCCACCTGCATAAAACCAATAATGAGAGAGACTGAAAATCCTGCCAGCAACGCCGGGGCAGAAACTTTGGCCAGGGTCATCAGGGCCATTTTTCCAAGGTCCAACATCTCTGGACCGCCTATTTCTTTTTGGGCCGCAACCAAGAAAACCCTTTGCATAAAGATTTTAATCTGCCCCCCCATGTAGCCCATTCCCAAACAGAGGGTGACAAAAAGGGCGGCCATCTCAAAAATAGTAGTGAGATCCTTGCTCTTGGGCACTTGCCCTTTGCGCCGGGCCTCGCGCAGTCGCTTGGGGGTTGCATCTTCACTTTTTTCTTCGCTGGATTCGGACATGGTTTATTTATCGGTCTTTCCTGTTTCTAAAGTTGCTCTTTGAACCAAGCAGCCACTTGTTTGGCAAAGTAGGTAATAATCAGATCGGCCCCCGCACGTTTCATGGAGAGCAGCGATTCTAACACCAGTTTTTTTTCGTCAATCCACCCCTTTTCTGCAGCAGCCCTAATCATTGAATATTCTCCACTTACCTGATAGACGGCAAGTGGAACATGAAATTCGTCCTTTAACTTTTTCACTATATCCAGATAAGGCAGCCCGGGCTTCACCATTAAGATATCAGCCCCTTCTTCAATGTCTAAAGCGGCTTCACGAAGGGCCTCTCGGGAATTGGCTGGATCCATCTGATAAGACGCCCTATCCCCAAACTGGGGGGCAGATTCGGCCGCATCCCGAAAGGGGCCATAAAAAGCAGAGGCATATTTGACGGCATAAGAAAGAATGGGGATATGAGCAAAGTCATTCGCATCCAGAATTTTGCGGATGGCAGCTACCCTGCCATCCATCATATCTGAAGGGGCAATCAAATCGGCCCCAGCCTGGGCATGAACCAAGGCCATTTGGGCAAGCCATTCGAGGCTCTTGTCATTATGGATGATCTGAGAATTCCCACGGGACTCCACCAAGCCACAATGCCCATGCTCCGTATATTCGCAAAGACAGATATCACTGATAAGCAAAAGCTTTGGAGCCAAGAGTTTAATCTTGCGAATGGCTTCACAGACAATATTATTCTGGGCATAGGCAGAGCTGCCCAAATTGTCTTTGGAAGCAGGCAGACCAAATAGCAAAAGCGCGGGTATTTTAAGTGAAACGATTTCTGCAATTTCTTTTTCCAAATCCCCCAGAGAAAGTTGAAAAACCCCCGGCATGGAGCCTACTTCTTTTTTGGAGCGCCCCTCCACAATAAACAAGGGATAAATCAAATCCTGCAGCGAAAGGCGGGTTTCTTGCAGCATTTTTCTTAAGGTGGCATTTTCTCGAAGGCGCCTGGGGCGCGCGATAGGAAATTGTGGCATAGGCTCTGGACCCTAACATGCCTTGTTTACGGAGGCAATTCTTGAATTAGGCCTGAATGGGATTGAAAAGATCGTGCCACTTCGATTCCATATTACCGTTTACTGTGGCGCTGGTGGTAGGAGAGAGCGCACATAAATACGGTCAAAAGAAGCATTCACTGTGGGTGTCCCACCAACGCTTACTATTCCTACCCCGTAATTTACTGCCGTAACAGGAGTGAACCAGACGGTTGAAGCTGCAATTGCCACAAGGGTCCAGGTGCTAGGATAAGTAGAGGAGGTTCCTGTCCCATAAAAGGCTTCAACGGTATTGGCAAAAACTCTCAAACGCAGATAACCGGTTCCATCTGCAGGCAGTACGGTAGTAACTGTTGAGCCTATTTGACAACAACCATTCCAAAACTGCAGGCTCAAATTCCCTGATGCCACATAGCCCGCATAGATGCCAATTGAATCTGACATCCAAGTTGTATAAATCACAAGCGCCGCGCCAGTGGTTGTCGTGCCTGAATAGGAGGCGAGACGGGCAACTACTTCCGCCGCAGTTGGATTAATAGGCTGCGCTGTAAAATCGGTACTGTACGCTCGAGTCACATGAGGTCGATTGCCTGCCGCATTGATGTCTACATTAGTAGAAGACAAGTCTATTGTCGCTACCCCCGTATTTACGCTTGCCGCACCCAAGCCATTAGTACTTGTCCAACCGCTCGAGCTGCTGAGAGAAGGCGTTACGGATTCATAAGCATTTGCCGCAATAGACGTTTTAGAAGACCAAGTAAGGGTTCCAGAACCATTGTTGCTTAGTACTCCTGCAGAGTTTGAAGATGGAAATGCGGTGGTTACATTGTTTAACTTTACGATATCGCCGTTTCCATCCACCTGAAATTTATCACCACTCCCTACGGTAAGAAGAGCGGCGGGAGAAGAATCACCAATCCCTACATAACCGGAAGAGTTGACGGTAAGCCTGGTAGCTGATGCGGTAGCATCGTACAATTGAAAGTTACCCACACCCGAATCATCGCCTGAACCAGTAGATCCTAGAACGTAACTACGGCCACTCCCTTCCGAAGTATGATCAAACCCTATATAAGCACCGCTTGTACCAGCAGATGTTTTTGCATTGATGGTTATTCCCGACCCTACAACATCGAGAGGATAAGCAGGGGCAGTGGTTCCAACTCCCACATCGGCATCCAAAATATTTACTCTATCGGTACCCAAACCATTGGCATCAAAAGCAATGCGACCCGCACCCGAGCCAAGACCCAGCCATTGGCCATCTGCAGAAGCATCGGCAAAAGCGTCGCCTGAAGCCATCGAACCTACTGCCGTAATATCTCCTGATCCACCACCGCCACCTTGAACTACCCAGCTATTAGTAGCCTCACAGAGATATAACATCTGCCCACTTGCCGCATTATTTTTCATGAAATGTTCACCTACCGTACAAGTTCCTGGTAGAGAAGTACCGTTGGGAAGGAGTAAGGTGGCGCCAGCAAAATTCCAAGCACCTGTCAGAGTGGGAGAATCATTAGTATCAATGAGTGGCGCATCTTTGCCAGCCAAACGCGCCAACTCGGCAGAGGAAATCCCTGTCCCATTGAGATTAATGGCATTATCCCAGCCTGAACCAATTTTAATTGCACTTTCAGTGGCATCTGCATCTCCTGTAATCCCCGCAATCTCTATCCCTATCACTTCATTCGATACCCCCGTGTGATCCGCATTGGTGTAATTTAAATAGATTCCTCTAAATGTATCTGATCCATCCATCGCTCCTAACGTCCCTGAAAGAGTGAGAGCGTTCGTGCTCCCTCCCGCCGCGTTTACCTTCGTCGAGCTGATGGCCTGCGTTCCAAAGCTTGGACTGATCTTTGTCCCTGCGATCGCTGCATTCGTATCAATGTTTGCATTCCCAATGTCCGTTCCTATCTTCGCCGCGCTCACTTCCCCGTTCTTGATCTTCACCGCTGTAATTGCATCGTTCGCGATTGTTAAAGTTCCATCATTCAGAATCGTTGCATCTCCCGACATACTCACCGCTGCGGCTTGATTAGATACATTTCCAACCAGCACCTTTCCATCTGCAAGAGATACCTTTGTAGAGGTTATCGCTGCTCCTGCATTGATGTCCTCATCTAAAATAGTTCCATTCAAAATAAGACTGGAGGTAATGTCTCCCACACCTAACCCCCCCGCCACTGAGCCCCAGCTCAAGGTCCCAGATCCATTGTTGCTCAGCACTCCTGCAGAGTTCGAGGAAGGAAACGACGTCGTCACGTTGTTCAGTGCGATAATATTCCCATTCCCATCCACCTGAAACTTCCCGCTCCCTACCGTAAACAAAGAAGCCGGATTCGAATCCCCTATCCCCACATTCCCCGAATTCAAGATCCTCATGTCTTCTGTCGCTCCATTGTTGCCCGTCTTAAATATTATATCCGCTCCCGCTCCCCCCGCTCCACTCGTCGATTGCAGGGTCAGCGTACTCGCCGCCCCCGTTCCTCCTGTTACCACCGGATCGGTAATCCCCGTCGTAAATGTCGGAGACGTCCCAAACACCGCCGCTCCACTCCCCGTCTCATCCGTCAGGGCACCCGCTAAACTCGCTGAACTCC is part of the Deltaproteobacteria bacterium genome and harbors:
- a CDS encoding VWA domain-containing protein; the protein is MKKILSVFFIFFVFSTELYAASKTEIILDVSGSMNKMLGSEKRIEAARKAIALALAGTPDDAIVALRLYSHRISPRDKVASCKDTELVVPFGPVNKPLIQTIVNAAQPLGETPIAYSLEQAALDFGAVSDEQAVIILVSDGEESCGGDPIATARALVARGFKVKIHTIGIDVDAPARAQLEGLSTATGGTYKDARDAASLSSSLQELTKDALVVKKQPSTYGDAIRGGDSYETAVSLNPGKLYRLDHHQKKDQYDYFYIDLKGGQRLLAKVETGEDGVSIDSTLNQATITKGNPYAGIAIHSSQRQQIGRADIIGGRNEKKALSFAVPSSAEGRYYVLVGSIYDAQNKDHRFQVDIQDMSDANSGRDAGDTEATALEIQAGQYDKNFLSVGDNLDIFKFNPISGTSYEIKARSSKPEISLDIVLTDVDGVQVAETYSPNGGAVAKFDHVSFQKAGPVFIKIREHFSSGTDEIPYSFSVLPVGTGGQDLTATSQPANNTVSSPPLVPSIPGPGFNPTPTHTLPIPVLNKTTIQPLSMGLVFSQMGGLEKGKWILMYVLCPSFSIFLFGLLFGYVWGRRSGKRKAIAQLQKAQAQTQSQKVAPPAPPVNTSFK
- a CDS encoding EscU/YscU/HrcU family type III secretion system export apparatus switch protein, with protein sequence MSESSEEKSEDATPKRLREARRKGQVPKSKDLTTIFEMAALFVTLCLGMGYMGGQIKIFMQRVFLVAAQKEIGGPEMLDLGKMALMTLAKVSAPALLAGFSVSLIIGFMQVGPIFSLDPLAPQGKKLNPIEGIKNMFKTMTLIELVKNILKLSFIFFIAYKVLDNSLYQVLQTARISTLDSARVGGSLIFQIVLKVVILFIAIATADFMIQRWQFMKQMRMTKEEVKREYKQDEGDPHIKSHRKALHREMVFGDVGQQVKNADAVVTNPTHVAVAIKYDKNEMGAPEVVAKGQRLFAEKIKKLAEEYSVPIIRNVALAWSLVELEEGQEVPEELYTAVAETLAIVYKMKQAQEAKRELRGSAEKVGYI
- the hemB gene encoding porphobilinogen synthase translates to MPQFPIARPRRLRENATLRKMLQETRLSLQDLIYPLFIVEGRSKKEVGSMPGVFQLSLGDLEKEIAEIVSLKIPALLLFGLPASKDNLGSSAYAQNNIVCEAIRKIKLLAPKLLLISDICLCEYTEHGHCGLVESRGNSQIIHNDKSLEWLAQMALVHAQAGADLIAPSDMMDGRVAAIRKILDANDFAHIPILSYAVKYASAFYGPFRDAAESAPQFGDRASYQMDPANSREALREAALDIEEGADILMVKPGLPYLDIVKKLKDEFHVPLAVYQVSGEYSMIRAAAEKGWIDEKKLVLESLLSMKRAGADLIITYFAKQVAAWFKEQL